The sequence below is a genomic window from Bactrocera neohumeralis isolate Rockhampton chromosome 4, APGP_CSIRO_Bneo_wtdbg2-racon-allhic-juicebox.fasta_v2, whole genome shotgun sequence.
AAACCAAACCAACCAATTTCTTGTTTGCAATCAAAGGACTTCCGGGGAAAGCGCCACAAGCATTTGCGTTAGTCGCAAGTCCGCACAACATTGTGGATAAGATTTCATCTTCACTGTAGCTGTAGTCACCTGAACCACATTCCGAGGTGCCAATGACAGTCTCCGCAATATCTACCAAGTTGTTGCTGGCGTCCCAGGTGGTCACCACACCACTAATTCCATTTGTTGGTTGTTCGCTGGCCACTGCGATGGTACCAACGCTCACTGCTTCAGCCAATTTCACTAGGGCCACATCATTCTCCATGGTGGTGAAATCAAAACCTGAATTGAAGGTGCTGCTGGCAATTTTCACGACTTTAGCGCCATTGCTGACACCGACCACCAGCTGTGATACATCGTAGAAATTCAAACACTGTGCTGCAGTGACAACGGTCTTTGTATCAATTAAGACACCACCACAGACTTTTGAGCCGTCGGTACCCTGTAGCGAGACGACATAGGGGTGTGCTGAAATCGTGGTGGCTACACCACCCTCAGCTCCAT
It includes:
- the LOC126754892 gene encoding trypsin-like, encoding MAKLYISSVLLVIAACVSNINADGAEGGVATTISAHPYVVSLQGTDGSKVCGGVLIDTKTVVTAAQCLNFYDVSQLVVGVSNGAKVVKIASSTFNSGFDFTTMENDVALVKLAEAVSVGTIAVASEQPTNGISGVVTTWDASNNLVDIAETVIGTSECGSGDYSYSEDEILSTMLCGLATNANACGAFPGSPLIANKKLVGLVSWGYGCGNKGNPAVFTDIPSLASWISSSAKSL